One genomic region from Nonomuraea helvata encodes:
- a CDS encoding ABC transporter ATP-binding protein has translation MAVDGVRLAASVREAAATGWSSAAVPMIEYAFTLLGMATTPVAVAWLTKLVIDGLTGAASLSELLGLAAGLAGTGVVAATLPHASRYLGSQIGRAIAATTTDRLFAATARFPGLRPFEDPRFLDRLRLAQEGMSRADGIVTEAFGLVRSAVTVIGFVGSVLVLSPAMTLIVLCAAVPALIAQLKLSRRRTTLMWEIGPAERRQLFYSTLLSTIEAAKEIRLFNLGGFLRGRLMAELSTAQAGKRRMDRKELSAEGALALLSAVVTGGGLVWAIAAARTGTLTVGDVSMFTVAVVAVQGGLDTLVNGIAITDHNLRLFGHYVAVVRAEPDLVVPTAPAPLPPLRRGIELRDVWFRYSDDHPWILRGVDLFIPYGAAVALVGLNGAGKSTLVKLLCRFYDPSRGAILWDGADLRDVRPEALRERISGVFQDHMAYDFSARDNVGVGDVGARDDLNRIRAAARKAGVDELLAALPRGYDTLLTRMFTSEEDREDSSTGVVLSGGQWQRTALSRAFFRDGRDLMILDEPSSGLDPEAEADVHARMRQYRTGQTSLLISHRLNTVRDADLIVVLKDGVVAERGSHDELMAVDGTYARLFRLQARGYHEVAPGDTAPSEPEARKEVKTECWTSSSTG, from the coding sequence ATGGCCGTTGACGGGGTGCGCCTGGCCGCCTCCGTGCGTGAGGCGGCGGCCACCGGTTGGAGCAGCGCTGCCGTTCCCATGATCGAGTACGCGTTCACCCTGCTGGGCATGGCCACGACGCCGGTCGCGGTGGCCTGGCTGACCAAGCTGGTCATCGACGGCCTCACCGGGGCGGCCTCCCTGTCGGAGCTGCTGGGCCTCGCCGCCGGGCTGGCCGGTACCGGCGTCGTCGCCGCGACCCTGCCGCACGCCTCGCGGTACCTCGGCAGCCAGATCGGCCGCGCCATTGCGGCCACCACGACGGACCGGCTCTTCGCGGCCACGGCACGATTTCCAGGGCTCCGGCCTTTCGAGGATCCGCGCTTCCTCGACCGGCTGCGCCTTGCCCAGGAGGGAATGTCCAGAGCAGATGGCATCGTCACGGAGGCGTTCGGCCTGGTCCGCTCCGCTGTGACTGTGATCGGCTTCGTCGGGTCCGTGCTGGTGCTCAGTCCTGCCATGACGCTGATCGTGCTGTGCGCCGCCGTGCCGGCACTTATCGCGCAGCTGAAGCTGTCCCGCCGGCGCACGACCTTGATGTGGGAGATCGGCCCCGCGGAACGACGGCAGCTCTTCTACAGCACCCTGCTCAGCACGATCGAGGCGGCCAAGGAGATCAGGCTCTTCAACCTGGGCGGATTCCTGCGCGGCCGCCTCATGGCCGAGCTGTCAACGGCTCAGGCGGGCAAGCGGCGGATGGACCGCAAGGAGCTGTCGGCGGAGGGGGCGCTCGCCCTGCTGTCCGCCGTGGTGACCGGAGGCGGGCTCGTCTGGGCCATAGCCGCGGCCCGGACGGGCACGCTCACCGTCGGTGACGTGTCGATGTTCACCGTCGCCGTCGTCGCCGTCCAGGGCGGGCTCGACACCCTGGTCAACGGCATCGCGATCACCGATCACAACCTGCGGCTCTTCGGGCACTACGTGGCAGTGGTCAGGGCCGAGCCCGACCTCGTCGTGCCGACCGCCCCCGCTCCGCTGCCGCCACTGCGCCGGGGGATCGAGCTGCGCGACGTCTGGTTCCGTTACAGCGACGACCACCCCTGGATCTTGCGCGGCGTCGACCTGTTCATCCCGTACGGCGCGGCCGTGGCACTGGTCGGGCTCAACGGCGCGGGCAAGAGCACGCTTGTCAAGCTGCTCTGCCGGTTCTATGACCCGAGCCGGGGAGCGATCCTCTGGGACGGAGCCGACCTGCGCGATGTCCGGCCGGAGGCGCTGCGGGAGCGGATCAGCGGCGTCTTCCAGGACCACATGGCCTACGACTTCTCCGCCCGCGACAACGTCGGCGTGGGAGACGTCGGTGCCCGTGACGACCTGAACCGGATCCGCGCCGCCGCGCGAAAGGCCGGCGTGGACGAGCTGCTGGCGGCCCTTCCCCGGGGCTACGACACGCTGCTCACCCGAATGTTCACCAGCGAGGAGGACCGCGAGGACTCCTCGACCGGCGTCGTGCTCTCCGGCGGCCAGTGGCAGCGAACGGCCCTGTCCAGAGCCTTCTTCCGCGACGGACGGGATCTGATGATCCTCGACGAGCCCAGCTCGGGTCTCGATCCCGAAGCCGAGGCCGACGTGCACGCCCGGATGCGCCAGTACCGCACGGGCCAGACCAGCCTGCTCATCTCCCACCGGCTGAACACCGTGCGGGACGCCGACCTGATCGTCGTCCTGAAGGACGGGGTCGTCGCCGAGCGGGGAAGCCACGACGAACTCATGGCGGTGGACGGCACCTACGCGCGCCTCTTCCGCCTACAAGCCCGCGGATATCACGAGGTAGCCCCCGGTGATACCGCGCCCAGTGAACCCGAGGCAAGAAAGGAGGTGAAAACAGAATGCTGGACAAGCTCATCGACCGGTTGA
- a CDS encoding helix-turn-helix domain-containing protein translates to MTAAAAGVSDAPVLAVAPSKALILASVPHGMRRTPDQQAFLRALREDPEVLGLRYDGYGNLLRVAQVIAWAADWKTMCSRPTIAGIVERTGLSKATVKRWVRWLREHGWLGVVEEGSTVRFRKGTAAGLDDDGMGNRAALWVICIPRDITPIPTSDTRSDQVKT, encoded by the coding sequence GTGACAGCGGCGGCCGCTGGCGTGTCGGACGCGCCCGTTCTTGCTGTCGCGCCGTCGAAGGCGCTCATCCTGGCGTCCGTGCCGCACGGCATGCGCCGCACCCCCGACCAGCAGGCGTTCCTGCGCGCTCTGCGTGAGGATCCTGAGGTCCTCGGCCTCCGCTACGACGGATACGGCAATCTACTCCGCGTCGCCCAGGTGATCGCCTGGGCCGCTGACTGGAAGACGATGTGCTCCCGTCCGACGATCGCGGGCATCGTCGAGCGCACCGGCCTGTCCAAGGCGACCGTGAAGCGCTGGGTGCGCTGGCTCCGTGAGCATGGCTGGCTCGGCGTTGTCGAGGAGGGTTCCACCGTCCGTTTCCGGAAGGGCACCGCTGCGGGCCTGGACGACGACGGCATGGGCAACCGAGCGGCCCTCTGGGTGATCTGCATCCCTCGCGACATCACACCTATTCCGACCAGCGACACCAGATCTGACCAGGTCAAGACCTAA
- a CDS encoding M23 family metallopeptidase, with translation MPRSALLRGFIATLFAAALGIVGLASPALAVPDFQLPFLCGQKWQLNSWGHAPALDMVKEPDQQGTEGATLLAAASGTVDRSFWHDNGGNVVQIDHGGGYFTTYIHLQSRAVSAGDKVERGTVIGKVGKTGALSNDHPHLHFELAYDSNGDGHASWGDPDSERIKPIFNGVTYGQANGMEWNNVESHNCGTVSPKGTASVYGVLSDGRLTYTAIDAATGKRTAGAELSAVSLGFKAKALATLNYNTLLVTEDGRDGRLYRVDVISVRDGVTFSPPVLLGTGWTHDLLAYDGSNYLFGIADGALRRYKLTADKPVLADITGNTLIGTGFALKTLTATGPSWILGTTSAGALISYKINGAESWQRYQLRDTTWQVFDQLLSPGGGVYYGHRNAEGSVHRYFDENPLDGKGDDLYGQGVVDTEGWTQVLLSAYPDSVT, from the coding sequence ATGCCTCGATCCGCTTTATTACGCGGATTCATCGCCACGCTGTTCGCCGCCGCGCTCGGGATCGTCGGGCTGGCGAGCCCCGCGCTGGCCGTACCAGACTTCCAGCTTCCCTTCCTGTGTGGTCAGAAGTGGCAGCTGAACAGCTGGGGGCACGCGCCCGCTCTCGACATGGTGAAGGAGCCCGACCAGCAGGGGACCGAAGGCGCCACCCTGCTCGCAGCCGCCAGCGGGACCGTGGACAGGTCCTTCTGGCACGACAACGGCGGCAACGTCGTGCAGATCGATCACGGCGGCGGCTACTTCACCACCTACATCCACCTGCAGTCCCGTGCCGTCTCAGCCGGGGACAAGGTGGAGCGGGGAACAGTGATCGGCAAGGTCGGCAAGACCGGGGCATTGTCTAACGACCACCCCCACCTGCACTTCGAGCTCGCCTACGACTCCAACGGCGACGGCCACGCCTCGTGGGGCGACCCCGACTCCGAGCGGATCAAGCCGATCTTCAACGGCGTCACCTATGGCCAGGCCAACGGCATGGAGTGGAACAACGTCGAAAGCCACAACTGCGGCACGGTGTCCCCCAAGGGCACGGCCTCGGTGTACGGTGTCCTGTCCGACGGGCGGTTGACGTACACGGCGATCGATGCGGCGACCGGGAAGCGGACGGCGGGTGCCGAGCTGTCGGCGGTATCGCTGGGGTTCAAGGCCAAGGCGCTGGCGACGTTGAATTACAACACGTTGCTGGTGACCGAGGATGGTAGGGATGGTCGCCTGTATCGGGTGGATGTCATCTCGGTAAGGGATGGGGTCACGTTCTCGCCGCCGGTGTTGCTGGGGACTGGTTGGACCCATGATCTGCTGGCGTATGACGGGTCGAATTACCTGTTCGGTATCGCTGATGGTGCGTTGCGTCGGTACAAGCTGACGGCTGACAAGCCGGTGCTGGCCGATATCACGGGTAACACGCTGATCGGGACCGGGTTCGCGCTGAAGACGCTGACCGCGACGGGTCCGAGCTGGATTCTGGGTACGACGTCGGCGGGTGCGTTGATCTCGTACAAGATCAATGGTGCGGAGTCGTGGCAGCGATACCAGCTGCGTGACACGACCTGGCAGGTGTTCGACCAGCTGCTGTCGCCGGGTGGCGGTGTCTACTACGGCCACAGGAACGCCGAGGGGTCGGTGCACCGCTACTTCGACGAGAATCCGCTCGACGGCAAGGGCGACGATCTGTACGGGCAGGGCGTGGTGGACACCGAGGGTTGGACGCAGGTCCTGCTGTCGGCCTACCCCGACTCCGTCACCTGA
- a CDS encoding class I SAM-dependent methyltransferase — MRDEIYRYNKERWEALAEADALFTRPMLDLDAEKAQAYLGLDRLGIPADLAGRKVLCLAGGGGQQSAAFALLGADVTVLDISSGQLERDRLAAEHYSVGIRTIQGDMRDLSALDDSTFDLVWHPYSLTFVPDSRIVFRQVARVVGKGGHYYLMCANPFFAGLTHDSWNGAGYPLKQPYIDEAETSYPDQDWVYGGKPADDRIREPREYTQTLSRIVNSLIQHGFMLTHLSEVRGDYPDAEPGSWSHFIGVAPPWLEFVWQYRPGVTSSEGRASRGTGDREPLEQ; from the coding sequence GTGCGAGACGAGATCTACCGCTACAACAAGGAACGCTGGGAAGCCCTTGCGGAGGCGGACGCGTTGTTCACCCGTCCCATGCTCGACCTGGACGCGGAGAAGGCTCAGGCCTATCTCGGCCTGGACAGGCTGGGCATTCCCGCAGACCTGGCGGGCCGAAAGGTGCTCTGCCTGGCAGGAGGAGGCGGCCAGCAGTCCGCGGCCTTCGCCCTGCTCGGAGCCGACGTGACGGTTCTCGACATCTCCTCCGGACAGTTGGAGCGGGACCGCTTGGCCGCTGAGCACTACAGCGTCGGCATCCGCACGATCCAAGGAGACATGCGGGACCTGTCCGCCCTCGACGACTCCACATTCGATCTTGTCTGGCATCCATACTCGCTGACCTTCGTCCCGGACTCCCGGATCGTTTTCCGCCAGGTCGCGAGAGTCGTCGGAAAAGGCGGCCACTACTACCTGATGTGCGCCAACCCGTTCTTCGCCGGGCTCACCCACGACTCCTGGAACGGGGCGGGCTACCCGCTGAAGCAGCCCTACATCGACGAGGCCGAGACCAGCTATCCCGACCAAGACTGGGTCTACGGCGGGAAGCCGGCGGATGATCGCATCCGCGAACCCAGGGAGTACACGCAGACACTGAGCCGGATCGTCAACAGCCTGATCCAGCACGGCTTCATGCTGACACACCTGTCCGAAGTCCGAGGCGACTACCCCGATGCGGAACCGGGCAGTTGGTCGCACTTCATAGGGGTGGCCCCGCCGTGGCTGGAGTTCGTCTGGCAGTACCGGCCTGGTGTCACGTCCTCGGAAGGTAGGGCGTCCCGGGGCACGGGTGACCGCGAACCACTCGAACAGTGA
- a CDS encoding MauE/DoxX family redox-associated membrane protein: MVHVLVASQVLLTTVFVVSAYSKLRSRAALQSFAATLRLLPGPARFPAAMATVAVEVVTAATLIVLPHAGLAVGGMLLIAFSTWIAISLRWGQREPCQCFGASVTPLGPVHLVRNGLLLLVAALGSVALMFPGGPVTMVGLALAVPVGLVGAILLIVFDDIADLFMEVAGSA; the protein is encoded by the coding sequence ATGGTTCACGTGCTGGTGGCGAGTCAAGTCCTGCTCACCACGGTCTTCGTTGTCTCCGCGTACTCGAAACTGCGCAGTCGTGCCGCACTACAGTCTTTCGCCGCCACCCTGCGATTGCTGCCCGGCCCGGCCCGGTTCCCGGCTGCCATGGCAACGGTGGCCGTGGAAGTTGTCACTGCCGCCACCTTGATCGTGCTTCCACATGCGGGGCTGGCCGTCGGCGGGATGCTGTTGATCGCGTTCTCCACGTGGATCGCTATTTCTCTTCGCTGGGGGCAGCGCGAGCCATGCCAGTGCTTCGGCGCGTCCGTGACCCCGCTTGGCCCGGTGCATCTGGTCCGCAACGGGCTTCTGCTGCTCGTTGCCGCGCTGGGTTCAGTGGCGCTGATGTTTCCCGGCGGCCCGGTAACCATGGTCGGCCTCGCCCTGGCAGTGCCGGTTGGGTTGGTCGGCGCCATCCTCTTGATCGTCTTCGACGATATCGCCGATTTGTTCATGGAAGTCGCGGGGAGTGCGTGA
- a CDS encoding TlpA disulfide reductase family protein gives MPYLIVAVVLVGVLCLLNLLLTVGVIRRLRKQAASAASLPPMEEGLAIGEKIPEFAATTTSGEPISDELIEGAALIGFFSPSCQPCRELMPRFIDHARRTPGAVLAVVVTDSDKEAIADVERLAEVARVVVEAPHAAIQSAFRVTGYPTVFEIGADGRVTDNDPVLPATVSA, from the coding sequence ATGCCGTATCTGATCGTTGCCGTCGTCCTGGTCGGCGTGCTGTGCCTGCTGAATCTCCTGTTGACGGTCGGAGTGATCCGCCGGCTGCGGAAGCAGGCGGCGTCAGCGGCATCCTTGCCACCCATGGAGGAAGGGCTCGCCATCGGAGAGAAGATCCCGGAGTTCGCCGCCACCACCACCAGCGGCGAGCCGATCTCCGATGAGCTGATCGAAGGGGCCGCCCTGATCGGGTTCTTCTCCCCGTCCTGCCAGCCCTGCAGGGAACTGATGCCGCGCTTCATCGACCATGCCCGCCGAACCCCGGGTGCCGTGCTCGCCGTCGTCGTCACCGACAGCGACAAGGAGGCCATCGCTGACGTCGAACGCCTCGCTGAGGTGGCACGTGTCGTGGTCGAGGCACCTCATGCCGCCATTCAGAGCGCCTTCCGGGTCACCGGATATCCGACCGTCTTCGAAATCGGTGCGGACGGCAGGGTCACCGACAACGATCCCGTGTTGCCCGCCACGGTCAGCGCATGA
- the lepB gene encoding signal peptidase I — protein sequence MLFVVSCASALLIVRLRATYSVIRVDGDSMAPTLTDGDRLLVRRVAASALRCGQIVVVRAPQFVGGTFLIKRIAGLPGDPVPLSVAPVVAEGRIPVGNVVLLSDNSEGSFDSRDHGYFSLADVHAITRRRLSLGSAGLSVKETA from the coding sequence GTGCTCTTCGTCGTGAGCTGCGCATCGGCCTTGTTGATCGTACGGCTGCGCGCGACGTATTCCGTGATCCGGGTCGATGGCGACAGCATGGCTCCCACATTGACTGACGGCGATCGGCTACTTGTCCGGCGCGTGGCCGCGTCGGCGCTCCGATGCGGCCAGATCGTGGTGGTCCGCGCTCCTCAATTCGTCGGCGGGACCTTCCTCATCAAGCGGATCGCCGGATTGCCGGGCGATCCTGTTCCGCTCTCGGTGGCCCCGGTGGTGGCCGAAGGTCGTATCCCCGTCGGCAATGTCGTCCTGCTCAGCGACAACAGCGAGGGCAGCTTCGACTCGCGAGACCACGGTTACTTTTCTCTCGCTGACGTTCACGCCATCACTCGCCGAAGGCTTTCCCTCGGATCTGCAGGCCTGTCAGTAAAGGAGACGGCATAG
- a CDS encoding AfsR/SARP family transcriptional regulator, with protein MFQLLGRLAVVDGGGRAINVRAAKQQAILAVLMLRSGGVVSVDRLMTELWPDEPPATARASLQTYVYRLRRTLAPLAAHGVGLTTLGNGYTLVVPDRAVDIRAFEQRFTRGSEALTADRPEVAAGLLREALDMWHGPLAPEIDVETVRCERRRLDAMHLTASELCVEAELRLGLHAGVIPELERLVEAHPFRESLWEMLLRALAGRGRRAEALAAYRRMRDILSAELGIEPADHLRRQHQEILRGAPL; from the coding sequence ATGTTCCAACTGTTGGGACGCTTGGCGGTGGTCGACGGCGGGGGCCGCGCGATCAACGTCCGGGCCGCGAAGCAGCAGGCGATTCTTGCCGTTCTCATGCTGCGTTCAGGCGGAGTGGTCAGCGTGGATCGGCTGATGACGGAGCTCTGGCCGGACGAGCCGCCGGCGACGGCCAGAGCGAGTCTGCAAACGTATGTTTACCGCCTGCGACGCACTCTGGCACCGCTGGCCGCCCACGGTGTCGGCCTGACCACCCTCGGGAACGGCTACACCTTGGTCGTCCCGGATCGAGCGGTGGACATCAGGGCGTTCGAGCAGCGCTTCACCCGGGGATCGGAGGCTCTGACTGCGGACCGTCCGGAGGTGGCAGCCGGGCTGCTGCGGGAGGCGCTGGACATGTGGCACGGTCCGCTGGCGCCGGAGATCGACGTCGAAACCGTCCGCTGCGAGCGCCGCCGCCTGGACGCGATGCACCTGACCGCATCCGAGCTCTGTGTGGAGGCCGAGCTGCGGCTCGGCCTCCACGCCGGGGTCATCCCGGAATTGGAGCGCCTCGTGGAGGCCCACCCTTTCCGTGAATCCCTGTGGGAGATGCTGCTGCGGGCTCTGGCCGGGCGCGGCCGCCGCGCCGAAGCGCTCGCCGCCTACCGGCGCATGCGAGACATCCTCAGTGCGGAGCTCGGCATCGAACCGGCCGACCACTTACGCCGGCAGCACCAGGAGATACTCCGAGGCGCGCCGCTCTAG
- a CDS encoding WD40 repeat domain-containing protein, translated as MLKTGDASGIQRLSLTADGTVALVGTDDGGVEVWSLATLANPERLTRLAHPSSISDVAVSSDGRTAAVVSRGEGYLWDLTDASHPSLYTRLPGVRGIALSGDGRRAMTAGVSDGGTQSPVRLWDLADRRRPRALGSLTTDANRVAITPDGRTALAGTPHGVTTLWDLRNPSRPALRATLKGPAKAVEDVVLSADGDTAMLATPRWGAFSWNVRGISGDPLRDLCGSGDQRADVALSRERWAAISGGQKWPSYFGGLAKFDPCD; from the coding sequence GTGTTGAAGACCGGTGACGCGAGCGGCATTCAGCGTTTGTCATTGACCGCAGATGGCACAGTCGCGTTGGTCGGTACTGATGACGGCGGGGTGGAGGTGTGGAGTCTGGCCACACTCGCCAACCCGGAGCGACTGACAAGACTTGCTCACCCCTCATCGATCAGCGATGTGGCGGTGAGCTCCGACGGGCGTACGGCGGCGGTGGTGAGCAGGGGAGAAGGCTACCTGTGGGACTTGACCGATGCCTCCCACCCCTCTCTTTACACCCGTCTGCCAGGCGTGCGAGGCATTGCCCTCAGCGGTGATGGGCGGCGGGCCATGACAGCCGGCGTGAGCGATGGCGGCACTCAAAGCCCGGTACGCCTTTGGGACTTGGCCGACCGACGCCGTCCGAGGGCGCTGGGCTCGTTGACTACCGATGCCAATAGAGTGGCGATCACTCCAGACGGGCGTACCGCTCTTGCCGGCACCCCGCACGGAGTGACGACGCTCTGGGACTTGCGGAACCCGTCACGTCCTGCCCTGCGCGCCACGCTAAAGGGCCCGGCCAAGGCCGTGGAGGATGTGGTGCTGAGCGCCGATGGAGATACCGCGATGCTCGCCACTCCACGCTGGGGTGCCTTCTCCTGGAACGTGCGCGGCATATCGGGAGATCCCTTGCGTGATCTATGTGGCTCCGGTGACCAACGTGCGGATGTAGCACTCAGTCGGGAACGTTGGGCCGCCATCTCCGGCGGCCAGAAATGGCCCAGCTACTTCGGTGGTCTCGCGAAGTTCGATCCCTGCGACTGA
- a CDS encoding ABC transporter ATP-binding protein: MIGTAKAAAGVALRAAPGLMVVYVLVMIVEAIAPIAVAWLTKLVVDSLARQGSAAELSTLAVGLAAAGILVTVLPQLMQYLNSEMGRLFTAQTTTQLFSATLRFAGLRRFEDPNFHDQLRLAKNSLSTGQEVVTGSLGVVSAVITLAGMVGSLLTVSPVLTGIVLATGVPALLAQLRLSHRRAAMIWDIGPAERRQMFYGDLLTTIAAAKEIRLFNSGRFLRGRMMTELRTSNAARRRMDIKELSVEGLLTLLGAVVAGGGLIWAVISAGSGALSIGDVSLLIAAIGAVQAALNGLIIGIAALHQDLLMFGHYVAVTSAEPDLPIPAEPAPLPRLRHGIQLTDVWFRYSEDHPWILRGLNLFIPAAASVAIVGLNGAGKSTLVKLLCRFYDPQHGSITWDGVDIRDVHPDDLRHRISGVFQDHMAYDMSAADNVSIGFVPAREDETRIRGAAHEAGIDDKLSSLPRGYDTLLTRTFFSEDDKDAPDTGVMLSGGQWQRTALARAMFRGHRDLVILDEPSAGLDPEAEADVHTRTRRRRHGATSLLISHRLNTVRDADLIIVLEDGAIREAGKHDALMAVRGPYARLFNLQATGYRGPEEAVAL, encoded by the coding sequence ATGATCGGAACGGCGAAGGCCGCCGCGGGGGTCGCCCTGCGCGCGGCCCCGGGATTGATGGTGGTCTATGTCCTGGTAATGATCGTTGAGGCCATCGCGCCGATCGCGGTGGCGTGGCTGACCAAACTGGTGGTCGACTCCCTGGCAAGACAGGGATCGGCGGCCGAGCTGAGCACCCTCGCGGTGGGGTTGGCCGCCGCGGGCATCCTGGTAACGGTGCTGCCTCAGCTCATGCAGTACCTCAACAGCGAAATGGGCAGGTTGTTCACCGCTCAGACCACCACACAGCTGTTCTCCGCGACGCTGCGGTTCGCCGGGTTGCGACGGTTCGAGGACCCCAACTTCCACGACCAGTTGCGGTTGGCGAAGAACAGCCTGTCAACGGGACAGGAAGTCGTCACCGGATCCCTGGGGGTTGTGAGCGCGGTCATCACGCTGGCCGGAATGGTCGGCTCCCTTCTGACGGTCAGTCCGGTTCTCACGGGGATCGTCCTGGCAACCGGGGTTCCCGCACTGTTGGCGCAGTTGCGGCTGTCGCATCGTCGCGCCGCGATGATATGGGACATCGGCCCGGCGGAGCGACGCCAGATGTTCTACGGCGATCTGCTTACCACGATTGCGGCGGCAAAGGAGATCCGGCTATTCAACAGCGGCCGTTTCCTGCGAGGCCGCATGATGACCGAGTTGCGCACGTCCAACGCCGCACGCCGCCGGATGGACATCAAGGAACTGTCCGTTGAGGGCCTGCTGACGCTGCTGGGCGCCGTGGTCGCGGGCGGCGGGCTGATCTGGGCCGTCATCTCCGCCGGCTCCGGCGCGTTGAGCATTGGCGACGTGTCCCTGCTGATCGCCGCCATCGGCGCGGTTCAGGCCGCCCTCAACGGGCTGATCATCGGTATCGCCGCTCTCCACCAGGATCTGCTCATGTTCGGCCATTACGTGGCCGTGACCTCGGCCGAACCCGACCTCCCCATTCCCGCCGAGCCCGCGCCACTGCCCCGGCTGAGGCACGGCATCCAACTGACCGACGTGTGGTTCCGCTACAGCGAGGATCACCCTTGGATCCTGCGCGGCCTGAACCTGTTCATCCCGGCCGCCGCGTCGGTCGCCATCGTCGGTCTGAACGGGGCCGGCAAGTCCACCCTCGTCAAGCTCCTGTGCCGGTTCTACGACCCGCAGCACGGAAGCATCACGTGGGATGGCGTCGACATCCGTGACGTGCACCCTGATGATCTGCGGCACCGCATCAGCGGAGTGTTCCAGGACCATATGGCCTACGACATGTCCGCAGCCGACAACGTCTCCATCGGCTTCGTCCCCGCCCGTGAGGACGAAACCCGAATCCGTGGGGCCGCTCACGAGGCCGGGATCGACGACAAGCTCTCCTCACTTCCTCGCGGGTACGACACCCTGCTCACGCGGACCTTCTTCAGCGAGGATGACAAGGACGCCCCCGACACGGGTGTCATGCTCAGCGGCGGGCAATGGCAGCGCACGGCCCTGGCCCGCGCGATGTTCCGCGGCCACCGCGACCTCGTGATCCTCGACGAGCCCTCCGCCGGGCTGGACCCTGAGGCCGAGGCCGACGTGCACACTCGAACCCGGCGCCGCCGCCACGGCGCCACCAGCCTGCTCATCTCTCACCGGCTCAACACCGTGCGCGACGCCGACCTCATCATCGTTCTGGAGGACGGCGCCATCCGGGAAGCCGGAAAGCACGACGCCCTCATGGCCGTCCGCGGCCCCTACGCACGCCTCTTCAATCTCCAGGCGACCGGGTACCGCGGCCCGGAAGAGGCGGTGGCCCTGTGA
- a CDS encoding S26 family signal peptidase — MRRAFLTAACGLVGLALLAVRLRATYLVIRVRGNSMAPALTHGDRLLARRTDLAALRKGQIAVVSSPHPAGSEFLIKRVAALPGDPVPERVRRVVADDVVPAGRFVLIGDNTEASFDSREHGFFHADDLHAVTVKKLETQHGR, encoded by the coding sequence GTGAGGCGGGCGTTCCTCACCGCGGCGTGCGGACTCGTGGGTCTGGCCCTGCTGGCCGTTCGGCTGCGCGCGACGTACCTGGTGATCCGCGTCCGCGGCAACAGCATGGCCCCGGCGCTGACCCATGGAGACCGGCTCCTGGCCCGGCGCACGGACCTGGCGGCGCTGCGCAAGGGGCAGATCGCCGTCGTCTCGAGCCCACACCCGGCCGGCAGCGAATTCCTGATCAAACGTGTTGCCGCCCTTCCCGGCGATCCGGTCCCGGAGCGGGTACGGAGAGTCGTCGCCGACGACGTCGTCCCGGCCGGCAGGTTCGTCCTGATCGGTGACAACACCGAGGCCAGCTTCGACTCCCGCGAGCACGGCTTCTTCCACGCCGACGACCTCCATGCCGTCACCGTCAAGAAGCTGGAGACGCAGCATGGCCGTTGA